The following is a genomic window from Episyrphus balteatus chromosome 1, idEpiBalt1.1, whole genome shotgun sequence.
AAGTGCCAGTTATTCGATTTGATATATACAGAGATCAGTGTTATAGTGTTACTTTGGCTGGTGGAATAAGTAAGAATGTCGATgataattttacatttataaatCCAGTAAGTTTTAATTATTGTGTTCTTGtacatattttaaagacagtgtctttttttgtttttagtgtgCTGTTGAATGTGTATTCAAACGTGCAGGAGCTCTTGAAAATAATCACCTCAATATGTCACTTATGAACGAACTTATTCGAAGTAACGTTCCAAATAATCCCGAATTAGTTGAGACCATTCATTTGGGTTATGAGAAATGTGCCAAAGAAATTCTGAGTAAACTAAAAGAATTCGAAGCTAATCGTGAAAACATtggtaaaagtaaaaataaagctTATCAAGGTCTTAAGACACCATGCTCACCATTTGCTGTACTAGTATCGTATTGTGCTTTGaggcatacatttttaaattgtcCCAAAAATTCTTGGATAAATACTGAGGTGTGTAATAATGCCCGAAATTATGTGAATAATTGTGAACCGGCTCAATTTGGTGGGCCGAGGCATCGGGAACGTAAGACTggcaaatcaaaaacaaaaatagcaaCAACTGCTACTGTGAGGAATAAATAGGGGCTCAGTTTTGCACTTTAAATTGTATTCAACTTTAAAGGCATTTATTTAATCTATTtacttgtttttcaaaatattatcaattaaataatGGTGACTTTTATTAAAAGCATTtacaggttttgtttttttatttatttgcattGTAAGATTCGTGGAAAGATTACTGAAACGTGACTACTGCAATATAAATCCAAAACATTTACCTCaaccgaagtaaaaaaaaaaatgatgaacttgacagtgaaaaataatttg
Proteins encoded in this region:
- the LOC129907201 gene encoding uncharacterized protein LOC129907201 yields the protein MSLMNELIRSNVPNNPELVETIHLGYEKCAKEILSKLKEFEANRENIGKSKNKAYQGLKTPCSPFAVLVSYCALRHTFLNCPKNSWINTEVCNNARNYVNNCEPAQFGGPRHRERKTGKSKTKIATTATVRNK